Proteins encoded in a region of the Octopus sinensis linkage group LG8, ASM634580v1, whole genome shotgun sequence genome:
- the LOC115214983 gene encoding ciliogenesis and planar polarity effector 1-like yields the protein MVEDLTLHLNVIASTNIKRKKPWSEILWIGKEEESLVLLDPKRISLLYLPDGKTKKTIAKVSPLVADSISVNCSNNGLYLAGLLQNGLVFLWKKDGNKVWMIEGLPQYISNWGTNQDCYSIYVSDDATKILVAASDGSVYIWLWSSVPSVSIKEQNVIGCWYPVDISESVQDIFRLANQSVITAIFYSNVVVGCCCNCSFLLSDKQAFTIVTLYLNFLSAALPPTSSFYPFNFDWMSVSYNQTDIALNKMNDKPVAAYSRDGQILAVAINKTVANQNKIMFLSPFTNTTVVTDMKGNGTNESSSTHFSYYWIASMKWTYNNLFVVCILNSGSVCILPRLGEPVLLKTNGLSQEMGPAFFLPIHPVIIVRDENISKAEANQRNEILNSQKFSISTHPHLPIIICSDGFLVTVLELPYNLDCLSLVQNLVSWSSQKLSLLSKEYKLDFTHSEQSSADGIFVKENISSLTLLQPPRSYHFEEGTHSEDSDQSILQEDHLNNLDAGVITFGVPLTNNCKSQPKTSKTHSEILKNIYLSLLLAWKLEVTSGCTWDPTRAKITKATLVNTSKVFQLFLEVSSLTKSLKNEMSDKSSLFHLIRMFREFLHLLHFDFLYQRHLNVIICFVHKIVKLILNNKNLSKSDPAIKTLLGCEALLNFTNRILSKTYTWSSKYPPSKARGREDPFLEINTESEDNSWYEPSRNCSKTSNSRKKVPKKKPNVEQTIQNSSLQELLPTWKLLMKHAEMVAAEDFKQRQKKSPRQQESEFSEILRELFQRLNTLLFSNLSSTQDIKERPCNISKGERYSLESRHTLAEDAWKEQLAKLKDATYFSNTTSSCILHALLYTYLLRGQLAKAMEMVETLVLKDDIKAISKDQIGNSQDLNPPSFLTIMNTSISAQQKVPCIKNPAIRQVVQTLARYMAMYFCNMQLFIFPPNSPSPLPHLCHASPHTLKERIIPKFQQDVTSVISSSGLEDIWTVSRCLEYLLLSGLVPEAAWFSNKVGDWKAALTISAALMKHRTIFPLLYERDSLELSLPEDLHPSEILKRKLSVLLPTHPNTMSSTCNEYKDVFEVKDDHHQIQLTAAIDSILTTGIVCGVDLVTWLFPVLVESLQNMVSNFSASVPSDFHLPAPPFYLWQPSDLNDSAIKSAALIQEKELRHKTSVLIRLILIVLQGAKLSLPLAQWYIQQLMTVSKRSANKFGKEFDGPIMEFPDILLHLGSVKSNLQSFTTNTKFLPIFSSFRNFCGLTWFLHVRDQLSLHNRLRRSYIERQRIKPSTLKDEEWCALCEVCLTWNVHFIPFSHYLADEEWSYKVLLSVLSELEPSVYTAQILATFCHDVEQLDSEVQEKLEILLKRWQTFPVIKVQSIKQKSGIIRRSSSSEKSLSVYFQEYCSSVEKTMDKKKNYFGNYCEFMFDSKTATEHSINVGSFPFETCESYGKFLDMFYDISFSKLLEEERSQSKSFSPLLDVFTEEIVAMQMESMPFRTMTGRHPKQSLLILSKPCKEATNFQDSSNILDPSFGSVNQQTPKKTKGLFNRSHSADASCHYSATSPVSQMTAVEKRQLWSQAKRRQDRCRETTMPRSNRSKSLDSISDKQNILWSFDIDFGSQYLKLNQLVDWLIMWAKKNHILISQLEEEQKDGDSAMHAIVQPQLLVLALWLLEQKYYPLTNTTTDNHSVQFASSLKETSKKLTFQSSRSHLEKKKRKKKSDSSSLSKDKEPSLPPALSFDKEEFRKWLRSSENGIEARNEQETQSLTSNKIGSKTNKKKKKQKQKVVWNPLETMKPLKFKNLEEEEQEEREEVNQAYEYVLHTINEGSFATELSNVSAVSETQQTQESHSDPLSVSVTSSFTTDSLDDVEISPNQKPLQTSQSTASKTKNNVLSETHSSLGNQTKSKRQELNKESIISEVQQNVKQDVMDVIQLEIQKLIDVQNDRFQSVIDALLPHKKVKNKRNQRADSINKIPAGSSVAEDSFSSDSESENQRPPVTISSKKTQVDIRAPDSTSSFRLRSLKHPKSSVGNIRGVLKELENLQEISQTTKESSSTLISKPLNNKNYNQRIDPSENYQHQQIVNDNRRVTDAMTGGVTNKGSHQNYRLFNLDNVVSESPPLMSLPQLNSVTEPTAVNNQEGQQSNPENPVRMPLLCLTKKQPNIFKIPEPYLCIPQVRQEAVEINNKVSSSQKSANSGSSKFVNYHNATNTNINTMQFPKQTFKLLIDSSDLEEPEEPSPMPLLKIPKDKSEMLSPHLSYQLIPPELIVGFKQKLLEKTENKKKNFIKFQQNELQKLKEEGKKSSPTPLEFQYLRMKQPSSGEDEQSTESKVYKDSHVNNLKRSIRRKKKEEEEEKKSLEKTQRKVEDKDQMESSVSLKKPEEKKLEPEKIHKDFIFNPGSFDNFLKLGAELGVPTSNYSKIQYDVATKLQKLRLESKKMDAVEAKETNV from the exons ATTGTTACAGCATTTACGTATCTGATGATGCCACGAAAATATTGGTTGCTGCCAGTGATGGCAGTGTCTATATTTGGCTTTGGTCATCAGTCCCTTCAGTTTCAATCAAGGAACAAAATGTCATTGGTTGCTGGTATCCAGTTGATATTTCTGAAAGCGTTCAAGATATTTTTAGATTGGCTAATCAATCTGTAATAACAGCCATCTTTTATAGCAATGTG GTTGTTGGCTGCTGTTGCAATTGTTCCTTCTTGTTGTCCGACAAACAAGCTTTCACCATCGTTACACTCTACCTTAACTTCTTATCTGCTGCTTTACCTCCCACATCAAG CTTCTATCCATTTAACTTTGATTGGATGTCTGTTAGCTACAACCAAACTGACATAGCACTGAACAAGATGAATGACAAACCAGTGGCTGCCTACTCCAGGGATGGCCAAATACTTGCCGTTGCCATCAACAAGACTGTTGccaaccaaaacaaaataatgttctTGTCTCCTTTTACAAATACAACTGTTGTGACAGACATGAAAGGAAATGGTACTAACGAATCTTCATCAACTCATTTCAG TTATTACTGGATCGCTTCTATGAAATGGACGTACAACAACTTGTTTGTCGTCTGTATACTCAACTCTGGCTCTGTTTGTATTCTTCCTCGTCTTGGTGAACCTGTACTTTTGAAGACCAATGGATTGTCCCAAGAAATGGGACCAGCCTTCTTCCTGCCAATTCATCCTGTTATTATTGTAAG agatgaaaatatatcaaaagccGAGGCAAATCAACGAAATGAGATTCTCAATTCTCAAAAGTTCTCAATAAGTACTCATCCACATTTACCAATTATTATTTGTAGTGACGGCTTTCTTGTGACTGTTCTTGAACTGCCTTACAATTTGGACTGTTTGTCTCTGGTTCAGAACCTCGTCTCTTGGTCCTCTCAGAAGCTTTCTTTACTAAGTAAAGAATACAAACTTGATTTTACCCATTCCGAACAGAGCTCTGCTGATGGAATTTTTGTCAAGGAAAACATTAGCAGCCTTACTTTATTGCAACCTCCCAGATCCTATCACTTTGAAGAGGGAACACATTCAGAAGATAGTGACCAAAGCATTCTTCAAGAGGATCATCTTAATAATCTAGATGCTGGAGTCATTACATTTGGTGTTCCTTTAACCAACAACTGCAAATCACAGCCAAAAACTTCTAAAACCCactcagaaattttgaaaaatatttatctcAGTTTGCTCTTAGCTTGGAAACTTGAGGTGACATCAGGTTGTACCTGGGATCCAACAAGAGCAAAAATTACCAAAGCGACTTTAGTGAATACCTCCAAGGTATTCCAGCTTTTTCTTGAGGTGTCATCATTAACCAAGTCTTTAAAGAATGAAATGTCAGATAAATCCTCTCTTTTTCATTTGATTCGAATGTTTCGGGAATTTCTGCATCTTCTTCATTTTGATTTCTTATATCAACGACATCTCAATGTCATCATTTGTTTTGTTCAtaaaattgttaaacttatacTTAATAACAAGAACCTTTCCAAATCTGATCCTGCTATTAAAACACTTCTGGGATGTGAAGCTTTACTCAACTTTACTAACCGAATTCTTAGCAAGACTTACACCTGGTCTTCAAAATATCCACCATCAAAAGCCAGGGGAAGGGAAGATCCTTTTCTGGAAATAAACACAGAATCAGAAGATAATAGTTGGTATGAACCTTCAAGAAATTGCTCAAAGACTTCGAATTCAAGAAAGAAAGTTCCTAAAAAGAAACCCAATGTTGAGCAAACAATCCAAAATAGTTCTTTACAAGA ATTGTTACCAACTTGGAAGTTGTTGATGAAACATGCTGAGATGGTTGCAGCTGAGGACttcaaacaaagacaaaaaaagtcACCACGCCAGCAGGAAAGTGAGTTCTCAGAAATACTCAGGGAATTGTTCCAGCGCCTCAACACACTTCTTTTCTCCAATCTGTCCAGCACACAAGACATCAAAGAAAGACCTTGTAATATCAGCAAAG gtGAGAGATATAGTTTAGAATCGAGACATACTTTGGCTGAGGATGCTTGGAAAGAACAGCTGGCTAAATTAAAAG ATGCAACTTATTTCTCGAATACCACTTCTTCCTGTATTCTTCATGCCCTCCTCTACACTTATTTACTGAGAGGTCAGTTAGCAAAAGCCATGGAAATGGTGGAGACTCTAGTTCTGAAAGATGACATCAAGGCCATCTCAAAAGATCAAATCGGGAATTCACAGGATCTGAATCCACCATCGTTTCTTACCATCATGAACACTTCCATATCAGCTCAG CAAAAAGTGCCTTGCATCAAGAATCCAGCAATCCGACAAGTAGTGCAGACTCTTGCACGTTACATGGCCATGTATTTTTGCAACATGCAGCTGTTTATTTTCCCTCCAAATTCGCCATCACCACTTCCTCATTTATGTCATGCCTCTCCACATACCTTGA AAGAACGAATTATACCAAAGTTCCAGCAAGATGTGACTTCAGTCATCAGCTCAAGTGGTCTGGAAGATATATGGACAGTCAGTCGATGCCTGGAATATCTTCTACTCAGTGGCCTTGTCCCAGAAGCTGCTTGGTTTTCCAACAAAGTTGGTGACTGGAAAGCTGCTCTTACAATCTCCGCTGCACTCATGAAACACAGGACAATCTTTCCTCTGCTCTATGAAAG agATTCTTTGGAACTCAGCCTTCCAGAAGATCTTCATCCATCTGAAATCTTGAAGAGGAAACTGTCTGTTTTGTTACCTACACATCCAAATACAATGTCTTCCACTTGTAACGAATATAAAG ATGTATTTGAAGTGAAGGATGACCATCATCAAATTCAGCTGACCGCAGCCATTGATAGTATATTGACCACCGGGATAGTCTGTGGTGTTGACTTGGTCACTTGGCTTTTCCCTGTTCTAGTTGAATCTCTTCAAAATATGGTGAGCAATTTCTCTGCCAGTGTTCCAAGTGATTTCCATCTACCTGCACCTCCATTTTATTTATGGCAGCCTTCTGATTTG AATGATTCAGCAATAAAGTCTGCTGCTTTAATCCAAGAGAAGGAACTGAGACATAAGACTTCAGTTTTGATACGTCTTATACTGATTGTTCTTCAAGGAGCCAAATTGTCTCTGCCATTGGCACAATGGTATATTCAGCAACTGATGACAGTCTCCAAGAGATCTGCAAATAAATTTGGA aaAGAATTTGATGGTCCAATTATGGAATTTCCAGATATACTTTTGCATCTGGGAAGTGTGAAATCTAATCTTCAATCATTTACAACTAATACCAAATTTTTACCAATATTCTCTTCGTTTCGGAACTTTTGTGGACTCACCTGGTTCCTACATGTCCGTGACCAGCTGTCATTGCATAACAGATTGCGAAGATCTTACATAGAAAGGCAGCGCATT aaACCATCTACATTAAAAGATGAAGAATGGTGTGCTTTGTGTGAAGTTTGTCTTACCTGGAATGTTCATTTCATCCCATTCAGCCATTATTTAGCTGATGAAGAATGGTCTTACAAAGTTCTTCTCTCAGTTTTATCAGAATTGGAACCTTCAGTTTATACAGCTCAAATCCTGGCAACTTTCTGTCACGATGTGGAACAGCTTGATTCTGAAGTTCAAGAAAAACTGGAAATTTTGTTGAAACGATGGCAAACATTTCCAGTTATCAAGGTCCAAAGTATTAAGCAAAAAAGTGGCATTATCAGAAGAAGTTCTTCATCTGAGAAGTCTTTGTCAGTATACTTCCAAGAATATTGCAGTTCTGTGGAGAAGACTATGGATAAAAAAAAGAACTACTTTGGAAATTACTGTGAGTTTATGTTTGATTCCAAAACCGCCACAGAACATAGTATTAATGTTGGTTCTTTCCCATTTGAAACATGTGAATCATATGGTAAATTCTTGGATATGTTTTATGACATTTCCTTTTCAAAACTTCTGGAAGAAGAGAGATCACAATCAAAGTCATTCTCCCCATTGCTTGATGTATTCACGGAAGAAATTGTTGCCATGCAAATGGAATCCATGCCATTTCGAACAATGACAGGTCGACATCCTAAACAGAGTctgcttattttatcaaagcCATGCAAAGAAGCGACCAATTTCCAAGATTCCAGTAATATATTGGATCCAAGTTTTGGTTCAGTTAATCAACAAACTCCTAAAAAAACCAAAGGTCTTTTTAATCGGAGTCATTCAGCCGATGCCTCATGTCACTACTCTGCTACAAGTCCTGTTAGTCAAATGACTGCAGTTGAGAAAAGACAGTTGTGGAGCCAAGCTAAAAGGAGGCAGGACAGATGTAGAGAAACGACGATGCCACGGAGTAACAGATCAAAATCTTTGGATAGTATTTCAGACAAACAAAATATTCTGTGGTCATTTGATATTGATTTTGGTTCTCAGTATTTGAAACTGAACCAGTTGGTTGATTGGCTGATTATGTGGGCTAAAAAGAACCATATTCTCATTTCTCAACTTGAAGAGGAACAAAAAGATGGAGATTCTGCCATGCATGCCATTGTCCAGCCTCAGTTGTTGGTTCTTGCTTTGTGGCTTTTGGAACAGAAGTATTATCCTTTAACTAATACAACTACAGATAACCATTCAGTCCAGTTTGCTTCCAGTCTAAAAGAAACCTCCAAGAAACTGACTTTTCAGAGTTCCAGAAGTCacttagaaaagaagaaaagaaagaaaaagagtgattCTTCATCTCTGTCAAAAGACAAAGAGCCTTCGCTTCCTCCAGCTCTTTCATTTGACAAAGAAGAatttagaaaatggttgagaagttcaGAGAATGGAATTGAAGCCAGAAATGAACAGGAAACTCAGTCTTTGACATCAAATAAAATTGGCagcaaaactaataaaaaaaagaaaaaacaaaaacagaaagtggTATGGAATCCTTTGGAAACGATGAAACCTCTCAAATTTAAAAACCTGGAagaggaagaacaagaagaacgtGAAGAAGTGAATCAAGCGTACGAATACGTTCTCCACAC TATCAATGAAGGGAGTTTTGCCACAGAACTCAGCAATGTCTCAGCAGTTTCTGAGACTCAACAGACCCAAGA AAGCCATAGTGATCCTCTGAGTGTTTCTGTTACATCATCATTTACGACAGACAGTTTGGATGATGTAGAAATTTCTCCAAACCAGAAACCTCTTCAGACTTCACAATCAACAGCATCTAAGaccaaaaataatgttttatcagAAACACATTCTTCTTTAGGTAACCAAACCAAATCTAAAAGACAAGAACTCAACAAAGAAAGTATAATTTCTGAAGTTCAGCAAAATGTAAAACAGGATGTGATGGATGTTATCCAACTGGAAATCCAAAAGCTGATCGAT gtTCAAAACGACCGATTCCAGTCTGTTATAGATGCCTTGTTACCTCATAAAAAggtaaagaacaaaagaaaccaGAGAGCAGACAGCATTAATAAAATTCCAGCTGGTTCCAGTGTGGCCGAGGATAGTTTTAGTTCCGATTCAGAGTCTGAGAATCAAAGACCACCTGTGACAATATCTTCTAAAAAGACACAAGTTGATATCAGAGCACCAGATTCTACCTCATCCTTCAGACTAAGAAGCCTAAAACATCCTAAAAGCTCAGTTGGAAATATTAGAGGAGTCTTAAAGGAATTGGAGAATCTTCAAGAAATATCTCAGACTACAAAAGAAAGTTCTTCAACTTTGATTTCAAAACCTTTGAATAATAAGAACTACAATCAAAGAATTGATCCTTCAGAAAATTACCAGCACCAACAGATTGTTAATGATAACAGGAGAGTAACTGATGCAATGACGGGTGGTGTGACCAATAAAGGTTCACATCAGAACTACCGTTTATTTAATCTCGACAATGTCGTCTCGGAATCTCCACCTTTGATGTCATTGCCACAACTTAATTCAGTAACAGAACCCACTGCAGTTAACAACCAGGAGGGGCAGCAATCAAACCCAGAGAACCCTGTCAGAATGCCTTTGCTTTGTCTTACAAAGAaacaacccaatatttttaaaattccagaACCTTATTTATGTATTCCCCAAGTTAGGCAAGAAGCTGTGGAAATTAACAATAAAGTTTCTTCCTCCCAGAAATCGGCAAATTCTGGCAGCAGTAAATTTGTAAATTACcacaatgctactaatactaatatCAACACGATGCAATTTCCGAAACAAACTTTTAAATTGTTGATTGATTCTTCTGATCTGGAAGAACCAGAAGAACCTTCCCCGATGCCATTACTAAAAATCCCCAAAGACAAATCAGAGATGCTCAGCCCTCATTTGTCTTATCAGCTCATACCACCTGAACTCATTGTTGGCTTTAAGCAGAAACTTCTGgagaaaactgaaaataaaaagaaaaactttataaAGTTTCAGCAAAACGAattacagaaactgaaggaagaggGGAAGAAAAGCAGCCCGACTCCATTGGAATTTCAGTATCTCAGGATGAAACAACCATCTTCTGGAGAAGATGAACAATCAACGGAATCCAAAGTTTATAAAGACTCTCATGTAAACAATCTCAAACG aagcattcgaagaaagaaaaaggaggaggaagaagaaaagaaaagtttggaaaaaacacagagaaaagTTGAG GATAAAGATCAAATGGAATCTTCAGTCTCATTGAAGAAACCAGAAGAGAAGAAATTGGAACCAGAAAAGATTCACAAAGATTTTATTTTCAACCCTG